The proteins below come from a single Mya arenaria isolate MELC-2E11 chromosome 8, ASM2691426v1 genomic window:
- the LOC128242207 gene encoding DENN domain-containing protein 11-like, which translates to MTEEENAPLLSSEGVESNLSRNRKRPNLFPTEPVRSNAVCADDRIFVNATVTTPSEVEPDLIVAIFVVAFDTRSGNMVEWCMPDDADLDGVEFKAMVSGSHTQTKDFVYFRKDSMYGLACFENMPVESEIERGARMKSVGILATSYTLLYRHLQFLETQVRHQLETPGKYTQLQAFYEDKTSALGSLPSSKTNTPNTPLKDFLPELKITHPAGCFTQFAKFFGEQIFLLWKYALLEKRILFFSPPPIGVVCYRVYCACCLANHDMRGMGRKVKPHFYVNVADIETLESEVTYIACTTEKIFETKTSLYDIYVDNQVVRTHQPGLKDLLKCSSADREKFQKLNNLRSAHQFSYEDLGEEAIDEEEIFVSFFQEQNNRLFQTLLDVANSQDTQLTSDHMKSMGLDPSGDRQFLMDLVEHYGIDVVLMVDNPCCPK; encoded by the exons ATGACTGAAGAGGAAAATGCCCCATTGCTCTCTTCCGAAGGGGTAGAAAGCAATCTTTCCCGAAACAGGAAACGTCCTAACCTTTTCCCCACAGAACCTGTCCGATCAAACGCGGTTTGCGCCGATGACAGGATATTCGTGAATGCGACAGTGACAACACCGAGTGAAGTTGAACCAGATTTGATAGTTGCCATATTTGTGGTAGCATTTGACACAAGATCAG GCAACATGGTGGAATGGTGCATGCCAGACGATGCAGACTTGGATGGTGTGGAGTTTAAAGCCATGGTCAGTGGATCACACACACAGACCAAAGATTTTGT ctATTTCCGTAAGGACAGTATGTATGGTTTGGCATGTTTTGAGAACATGCCAGTGGAGAGTGAAATTGAGCGAGGAGCCAGGATGAAATCTGTCGGCATTCTAGCAACGTCATACACACTGCTGTATAGACATCTCCAGTTCCTGGAAACACAAGTTAG ACATCAACTAGAGACCCCGGGTAAATACACCCAGCTCCAGGCTTTCTACGAGGACAAAACGTCCGCACTCGGCAGTCTTCCATCGTCAAAAACCAACACCCCAAATACACCTTTAAAAGACTTTCTTCCAGAACTTAAG ATCACCCATCCAGCAGGCTGTTTCACACAATTTGCCAAGTTTTTTGGAGAGCAGATTTTCCTTTTATGGAAGTATGCTTTGTTAGAAAAGCGAATATTGTTCTTCTCCCCACCCCCGATAGGTGTTGTCTGCTATAGAG TATACTGTGCATGTTGTTTAGCGAATCATGACATGCGAGGGATGGGTAGGAAAGTCAAGCCCCACTTCTATGTGAATGTTGCTGATATAGAGACACTGGAGTCGGAGGTCACATATATTGCCT GTACAACAGAGAAGATATTTGAGACGAAGACAAGCCTGTATGACATCTACGTTGACAATCAGGTAGTACGCACACACCAGCCCGGTCTCAAGGACCTCCTCAAATGTAGCTCCGCAGACAGGGAGAAATTCCAGAAACTAAACAACCTCCG ATCTGCCCACCAGTTTTCCTATGAGGATCTAGGAGAGGAGGCTATAGATGAGGAGGAAATCTTTGTCTC ATTCTTCCAAGAGCAGAATAACCGACTCTTCCAGACGCTGCTAGACGTAGCAAACTCCCAGGACACGCAACTCACTTCCGATCACATGAAGAGCATGGGCCTTGACCCATCTGGCGATCGCCAGTTTCTGATGGACCTTGTGGAACATTATGGCATTGACGTCGTTCTCATGGTCGATAATCCTTGTTGTCCAAAATGA